Proteins found in one Streptococcus anginosus subsp. whileyi MAS624 genomic segment:
- the pcsB gene encoding peptidoglycan hydrolase PcsB has protein sequence MKKKLLTSILLSTMVLAQGASLVNVHADSTDDKIAAQDSKINSLNDQQKSAQAQVDQIQAQVSSIQSQQEKLKAENEKLQAESTKLSAEIETLSKNIVARNESLANQARSAQTSGTATSYINTIVNSKSITEAISRVSAMSEIVSANNKMLEQQKQDKKAISEKQVANNEAINTVIANQQTLANDAKTLSTKQAELKVAQLNLAAEKATAEGEKNSLLAQKAAAQKAAEEAAAQEAAYKAQQAAQEQAVASSANTSLAAQVQAVNNNSGAAATPTQTNVTQQAAATTTTRTVSRPTYSSSASTYPVGQCTWGAKTLAPWAGDYWGNGAQWAASAAAAGFRTGSTPQVGAIISWNDGGYGHVAVVTAVQSATSIQVSEANYAGNQAIGNYRGWFNPAAAGQGSFTYIYPN, from the coding sequence ATGAAGAAAAAATTACTTACATCAATTTTATTAAGTACAATGGTTCTTGCACAGGGAGCATCTCTTGTAAATGTACATGCAGATTCTACTGATGACAAGATTGCTGCACAAGATAGTAAAATTAATAGTTTGAATGATCAACAAAAATCAGCTCAAGCTCAAGTAGATCAAATTCAAGCTCAAGTTTCATCTATTCAATCTCAACAAGAAAAATTGAAAGCTGAAAACGAAAAACTTCAAGCTGAATCAACAAAATTATCGGCTGAAATCGAAACGTTGTCTAAGAATATTGTAGCGCGTAATGAATCATTGGCTAATCAAGCACGTAGTGCTCAAACGAGCGGTACAGCTACAAGCTATATCAATACAATTGTAAATTCAAAATCGATTACAGAAGCTATTTCACGTGTTTCTGCGATGAGCGAAATTGTTTCAGCAAACAATAAAATGTTGGAACAACAAAAACAAGATAAAAAAGCTATTTCTGAAAAACAAGTAGCAAATAATGAAGCGATAAATACTGTTATCGCAAATCAACAAACACTTGCAAATGATGCAAAAACATTGTCTACTAAGCAAGCTGAACTAAAAGTAGCGCAGTTGAATCTTGCTGCGGAAAAAGCAACTGCTGAAGGTGAAAAGAACTCATTGTTGGCACAAAAGGCAGCGGCACAAAAGGCAGCTGAAGAGGCAGCAGCACAAGAAGCAGCTTATAAAGCACAACAAGCGGCGCAAGAACAAGCTGTAGCTTCTTCTGCTAATACAAGTTTGGCAGCACAAGTACAAGCTGTAAACAACAATAGTGGTGCAGCAGCTACGCCAACTCAAACAAATGTGACGCAACAAGCAGCAGCAACAACTACTACTAGAACTGTGAGCCGTCCTACATATAGTTCATCTGCTTCAACTTATCCAGTTGGTCAATGTACATGGGGAGCAAAAACATTAGCTCCGTGGGCTGGTGATTATTGGGGCAATGGGGCTCAATGGGCAGCAAGTGCGGCTGCAGCTGGTTTCCGTACAGGTTCAACACCTCAAGTAGGTGCGATCATTTCATGGAACGATGGTGGTTATGGACACGTTGCTGTTGTAACAGCTGTTCAATCAGCTACAAGTATTCAAGTATCTGAAGCAAATTATGCAGGTAATCAAGCTATTGGAAATTATCGTGGTTGGTTCAATCCAGCTGCTGCAGGACAAGGTTCATTTACTTACATCTATCCAAATTAA
- a CDS encoding IS30 family transposase: MSTHYTPKGKHLTIAERRLIEKWKDEGKSNRQIALLLGKGPQTIHNDIKRELVRQQVRKGKFELLYSADAAQSRYESARKKSVRKGRLDKAIKEKILHYIKQKYSPEMMVNAKKVNVPISTIYYWIHHGQLGLTYKDLIYPRKPKAEKKRASPRFKPVGKSIEGRPEIINQRLENGHYEIDTVILTKQKNQCLLTLTDRRSRHQIIRLIPDKTAQLVNQVVAALMETNTIKFITADNGTEFNRLAEIFPQDNIYYAYPYSSRERGTNENHNRLIRRWLPKGVKKITHKQVTFIENWINNYPKKVLNYKSPQIFLMTG, from the coding sequence ATGTCTACTCATTATACCCCAAAAGGCAAGCACTTAACAATAGCTGAGCGCCGTTTAATCGAAAAGTGGAAGGACGAGGGAAAATCAAATCGTCAAATCGCTCTCTTGCTTGGAAAAGGACCTCAAACTATTCATAATGACATCAAGCGTGAGCTGGTTCGCCAACAAGTACGCAAGGGAAAGTTTGAACTGCTCTATTCTGCAGATGCTGCTCAAAGTCGTTACGAATCAGCTAGAAAGAAGTCTGTCCGAAAGGGTCGACTTGATAAGGCTATCAAGGAGAAAATCTTGCACTATATCAAGCAGAAATACTCTCCTGAAATGATGGTAAATGCAAAGAAAGTCAACGTCCCCATATCTACCATCTACTACTGGATTCATCATGGACAGCTAGGACTGACCTACAAGGACTTGATTTATCCCAGAAAACCAAAAGCTGAAAAGAAGAGGGCTAGTCCGCGGTTTAAACCTGTTGGGAAGTCTATTGAGGGACGACCTGAAATCATCAACCAACGTCTTGAAAATGGGCATTATGAGATTGATACCGTCATTCTGACTAAGCAGAAAAATCAGTGCCTTCTCACCCTCACTGACCGCAGAAGTCGGCATCAGATTATCCGACTAATCCCTGACAAAACCGCTCAGTTGGTCAATCAAGTTGTCGCTGCACTTATGGAAACTAATACCATCAAATTCATCACGGCTGATAATGGAACGGAGTTTAATAGACTAGCTGAGATATTTCCACAGGACAACATCTATTACGCGTACCCTTACTCCTCACGGGAAAGAGGAACGAACGAGAATCATAACAGACTTATCAGACGATGGCTTCCTAAGGGAGTTAAGAAAATAACCCACAAACAAGTCACTTTCATCGAAAATTGGATTAATAACTATCCTAAGAAAGTTTTAAACTACAAGTCACCTCAGATTTTTTTGATGACTGGCTAA
- the mreD gene encoding rod shape-determining protein MreD, which yields MKFFKSYILPFLVLFVVMLVDGHLSNLLTNLFPNNIHLLSHLLLIFILYISINLSENTNFTMLLLIGLLYDAYYFHIIGISTLLLPLAGIVISKYNSVLMSNRVSRFLTVAILVFFFEVATFALANVTHLAQMSFADFVVYTIAPTMVSNLLFFLLLQPILEKIYL from the coding sequence ATGAAATTTTTTAAAAGCTACATTTTACCCTTTTTGGTTTTATTTGTTGTGATGTTAGTAGATGGCCATCTTTCAAATCTTTTGACTAATTTATTTCCAAATAATATCCACTTACTAAGTCATCTTTTGCTTATCTTTATTTTGTATATTTCGATAAATCTTTCAGAAAATACTAATTTTACCATGTTGCTGTTAATTGGTTTATTGTATGATGCGTATTATTTTCATATTATCGGCATTTCGACACTATTGTTGCCTTTAGCGGGGATTGTTATTAGTAAATATAATTCTGTTTTGATGTCTAATCGAGTTAGTCGTTTTTTAACAGTTGCCATTTTAGTATTTTTCTTTGAGGTGGCTACGTTCGCTTTGGCAAATGTTACCCATCTAGCTCAAATGTCTTTTGCAGATTTTGTCGTTTATACAATTGCTCCGACAATGGTCTCGAATTTACTATTCTTTTTGTTGCTTCAACCAATTTTGGAGAAGATATATTTATGA
- the plsX gene encoding phosphate acyltransferase PlsX has product MKKIAIDAMGGDYAPQSVVEGVNRALNDFSDIEVILYGDEAKIKQYLKASERVRIVHTDEKINSDDEPTKAIRKKKNASMVLAAKAVKDGEADAVLSAGNTGALLAAGFFIVGRIKNIDRPGLMSTLPTTDGKGFDMLDLGANAENTAHHLHQYAILGSFYAENVRGINQPRVGLLNNGTEASKGDPLRKEVYDLLAADASLNFIGNVEARDLMNHVADVVVADGFTGNAVLKAMEGTAMGIMSQLKKSILDGGWKAKLGAMLLKDSLKSLKSSLNYSDVGGAVLFGVKAPVVKTHGASDAKAVYSTIRQICTMLETDVVGKAVNEFSGEAK; this is encoded by the coding sequence ATGAAAAAAATAGCAATTGATGCCATGGGTGGCGATTATGCTCCACAATCTGTCGTAGAGGGGGTTAATCGAGCACTGAACGATTTTTCGGATATTGAAGTCATCCTTTATGGAGATGAAGCAAAAATCAAGCAGTATTTAAAGGCAAGTGAGCGAGTTCGTATTGTTCATACGGATGAAAAAATCAACTCGGACGATGAGCCAACTAAAGCAATTCGCAAGAAGAAAAATGCCAGCATGGTGCTAGCGGCAAAAGCAGTAAAGGACGGAGAAGCTGATGCCGTTCTTTCAGCGGGGAATACTGGCGCACTCTTGGCCGCGGGATTCTTCATTGTTGGCCGTATCAAGAATATTGATCGTCCGGGATTGATGTCCACGTTACCAACGACAGATGGCAAAGGCTTTGATATGTTGGATTTGGGGGCTAATGCGGAAAATACAGCTCATCATTTGCATCAGTATGCTATTTTAGGGTCATTTTATGCTGAAAATGTCCGTGGAATCAACCAACCACGTGTAGGGCTTTTAAACAATGGGACAGAAGCGAGCAAGGGTGATCCCTTGCGGAAAGAAGTGTATGATTTGTTAGCGGCGGATGCTTCGTTAAATTTTATTGGAAATGTGGAAGCGCGTGATTTAATGAATCATGTAGCAGATGTTGTTGTAGCGGACGGATTTACAGGGAATGCTGTGTTGAAAGCCATGGAGGGAACAGCCATGGGAATTATGAGTCAGCTTAAAAAATCTATTTTAGATGGTGGCTGGAAAGCAAAACTAGGTGCAATGTTACTGAAAGATAGTCTAAAGTCTTTGAAGAGTAGTTTAAACTATTCTGATGTAGGCGGTGCTGTTTTATTTGGAGTAAAAGCACCTGTTGTGAAAACACATGGAGCGAGCGATGCAAAAGCAGTTTACAGCACGATTCGTCAAATTTGTACAATGTTGGAAACGGATGTTGTAGGAAAAGCAGTAAATGAATTTTCGGGAGAGGCAAAATGA
- a CDS encoding sigma-70 family RNA polymerase sigma factor — protein sequence MEFKELYAKVRGIVLKCCREYYVHLWELSDWDQEGMLVLYQLVSQYPQLVEEESQLYVYYKTKFRNHILDILRKQESQKRKLDRQAYEEVSEIGHKLSLKELYLDELVILRDQLKSYQAQLSPEKQEQYERLLADERFKGRQAMIRELRAYLKDYSD from the coding sequence ATGGAGTTCAAGGAGTTATATGCCAAGGTGAGAGGAATTGTACTAAAGTGCTGTCGGGAATATTATGTCCACCTGTGGGAGTTAAGTGATTGGGACCAAGAGGGAATGTTGGTGCTCTATCAGTTGGTAAGCCAGTATCCGCAGCTGGTAGAAGAAGAAAGTCAGCTCTATGTTTACTATAAGACCAAGTTCCGGAATCATATCCTGGACATCCTCCGTAAACAGGAAAGTCAAAAACGCAAACTTGATCGTCAAGCTTATGAAGAAGTGAGCGAGATTGGTCACAAGCTCAGCCTAAAAGAACTATATCTGGATGAATTGGTGATTCTCCGAGACCAGCTAAAGAGCTATCAAGCTCAACTGAGCCCAGAGAAACAGGAGCAGTACGAGCGCTTACTAGCCGATGAACGGTTCAAAGGCCGCCAAGCTATGATTCGAGAATTAAGAGCCTACTTAAAAGATTATAGTGATTAA
- a CDS encoding pyridoxal phosphate-dependent aminotransferase → MDLTKRFNKNLDKIEVSLIRQFDQSISNIPGVLRLTLGEPDFTTPDHVKEAAKAAIDANESHYTGMSGLLELRQAASQFVKEKYNLSYDPETEILVTIGATEALSATLTVILEEGDKVLLLAPAYPGYEPIVNLVGAEIVEIDTTDNDFVLTPEMLEKAILEQGNQLKAVILNYPANPTGVTYSREQMTALADVLKKYDVFVVCDEVYSELTYTEQPHVSIAEFLPEQTIVINGLSKSHAMTGWRLGFTFAPAAFTAQLIKSHQYLVTAANTMAQFAGVEALTAGKDDAEPMKREYIERRDYIIEKMTELGFKIIKPDGAFYIFAKIPASYNQDSFAFLKDFAQKKAVAFIPGAAFGQYGEGYVRLSYAASMDTIKEAMKRLEEYMEEYAEIHHK, encoded by the coding sequence ATGGATTTGACGAAACGTTTTAACAAAAATTTAGATAAAATTGAAGTTTCTTTGATTCGGCAATTTGATCAATCTATTTCGAACATTCCTGGAGTTCTTCGTTTGACATTGGGAGAGCCTGATTTTACAACTCCAGATCATGTAAAAGAAGCTGCGAAAGCGGCAATTGATGCAAACGAGAGTCATTATACGGGCATGAGTGGGTTGTTAGAATTGCGTCAGGCAGCCAGTCAATTTGTGAAAGAAAAATACAATCTTTCTTATGACCCTGAAACAGAAATTTTAGTGACAATTGGAGCGACAGAAGCTCTGTCTGCTACGTTGACAGTTATCTTAGAAGAAGGAGATAAGGTACTGTTGCTTGCACCTGCTTATCCGGGATATGAGCCGATTGTTAATCTTGTGGGAGCAGAAATTGTCGAGATTGATACGACAGACAATGACTTTGTTTTAACGCCTGAAATGCTGGAAAAGGCTATCTTGGAGCAAGGTAATCAGCTTAAAGCAGTGATTTTAAATTATCCAGCTAATCCGACAGGAGTGACTTATTCACGAGAACAAATGACTGCGTTAGCCGATGTATTGAAAAAGTATGATGTCTTTGTTGTTTGCGATGAAGTGTATTCTGAGCTGACTTATACCGAGCAACCACATGTATCTATTGCAGAATTTTTACCAGAGCAAACGATTGTGATTAATGGTTTGTCTAAATCGCATGCGATGACAGGCTGGCGTCTAGGTTTCACCTTTGCCCCAGCTGCTTTTACGGCTCAATTGATTAAAAGTCACCAATATTTGGTGACAGCCGCAAACACGATGGCTCAATTTGCAGGAGTGGAGGCATTGACAGCGGGTAAAGACGATGCAGAGCCAATGAAAAGGGAATATATTGAGCGTCGCGATTACATTATCGAAAAGATGACGGAGCTGGGTTTTAAGATTATCAAACCAGATGGTGCATTTTATATTTTTGCCAAAATTCCAGCTAGCTATAATCAAGATTCTTTTGCTTTTTTGAAGGATTTTGCACAAAAAAAAGCAGTTGCTTTCATTCCTGGTGCTGCTTTTGGTCAGTATGGGGAAGGTTATGTACGTCTTTCTTATGCGGCCAGCATGGATACGATAAAAGAAGCTATGAAACGGCTTGAGGAATATATGGAGGAGTATGCTGAAATCCATCACAAGTAA
- a CDS encoding ribose-phosphate diphosphokinase produces MSFSDLKLFALSSNQELAKRVAQEIGMELGKSTVRQFSDGEIQVNIEESIRGKHVFILQSTSSPVNDNFMEILIMVDALKRASAESINVVMPYYGYARQDRKARAREPITSKLVANMLQVAGVDRLLTIDLHAAQIQGFFDIPVDHLMGAPLIADYFERRGMTGSDYVVVSPDHGGVTRARKLAEFLKTPIAIIDKRRSVDKMNTSEVMNIIGKVEGKTCILIDDMIDTAGTICHAADALAEAGAVEVYASCTHPVLSGSAMDNIQKSAIKKLVVLDTIYLPEERLIDKIEQISIAHLLAEAIVRIHEKRPLSPLFETLTAL; encoded by the coding sequence ATGTCGTTTTCTGATTTAAAGCTCTTTGCTCTTTCATCTAACCAGGAACTGGCTAAACGTGTTGCTCAAGAGATTGGTATGGAGCTTGGAAAGTCAACTGTGCGTCAATTTTCTGATGGGGAGATTCAAGTAAATATCGAAGAATCTATCCGTGGAAAACATGTTTTTATCTTGCAGTCAACGAGCTCGCCCGTCAATGATAATTTTATGGAAATTTTAATCATGGTGGATGCTTTAAAGCGTGCAAGTGCTGAATCAATCAATGTTGTAATGCCTTATTATGGCTATGCTCGTCAAGACCGAAAGGCACGTGCTCGTGAGCCAATTACTTCAAAATTAGTTGCAAATATGTTGCAAGTGGCTGGTGTTGATCGTTTGCTGACAATTGATTTGCATGCGGCTCAAATTCAAGGATTTTTTGATATTCCAGTAGATCATCTTATGGGGGCTCCTCTCATTGCGGATTATTTTGAACGTCGTGGGATGACAGGTAGCGATTATGTAGTTGTTAGCCCTGACCACGGTGGTGTGACGCGCGCTCGTAAATTAGCTGAATTTTTGAAAACACCGATTGCTATTATTGATAAGCGCCGTAGTGTAGATAAGATGAATACGAGTGAGGTGATGAATATCATCGGTAAAGTAGAAGGCAAAACTTGTATTTTAATTGACGATATGATTGATACAGCTGGGACAATTTGCCATGCTGCTGATGCGCTTGCTGAGGCAGGTGCGGTAGAAGTTTATGCAAGCTGTACTCATCCAGTACTTTCGGGTTCTGCTATGGATAATATTCAGAAATCAGCGATTAAAAAATTGGTCGTGTTAGATACAATTTATTTGCCGGAAGAACGTTTAATTGATAAAATTGAACAAATTTCAATTGCTCATCTTTTGGCAGAGGCGATTGTACGTATCCATGAAAAACGTCCTCTTTCGCCATTATTTGAAACTTTAACGGCTCTTTAA
- the purC gene encoding phosphoribosylaminoimidazolesuccinocarboxamide synthase: MTGDLLYSGKAKDLFLTDDENLIIAHYKDQATMLNGARKETIKGKGVLNNQISSFIFTKLNEAGVATHFVKQLSETEQLNKKVDIIPLEVVLRNVTAGSFSKRFGVEEGIELDTPIVEFYYKNDDLDDPFINDEHVKFLGIASDEDIAYIKAETRRINDLLKDWFSQIGLNLIDFKLEFGKDKDGKIILADEFSPDNCRLWDGEGHHMDKDVFRRDLGSLTDVYEVVLKKLKELN; encoded by the coding sequence ATGACAGGTGATTTGTTATATTCGGGAAAAGCTAAAGATTTATTTTTGACAGATGATGAAAATCTTATTATTGCACATTACAAAGACCAAGCGACAATGCTTAATGGTGCTCGTAAAGAGACTATTAAAGGTAAAGGCGTTCTTAATAATCAAATCTCATCTTTCATTTTTACGAAATTGAATGAAGCAGGTGTGGCGACTCACTTTGTTAAACAATTGTCAGAAACCGAACAATTGAATAAAAAAGTGGATATCATTCCGCTTGAAGTTGTTTTGCGTAATGTCACTGCAGGCTCATTCTCAAAACGTTTTGGGGTAGAAGAAGGTATTGAATTAGATACTCCAATCGTTGAATTTTACTACAAAAATGATGATTTGGATGACCCATTTATCAATGATGAGCACGTAAAATTCCTTGGTATTGCAAGTGATGAAGATATTGCTTATATCAAAGCAGAAACACGTCGTATTAATGACCTTTTGAAAGATTGGTTCAGCCAAATTGGTCTTAATTTGATTGATTTCAAATTGGAATTTGGTAAAGATAAAGATGGCAAAATTATTCTTGCGGATGAATTTTCACCAGATAACTGCCGTCTTTGGGATGGTGAAGGTCATCACATGGATAAAGATGTTTTCCGTCGTGATTTAGGTAGTTTGACAGATGTTTACGAAGTTGTCCTTAAAAAACTCAAAGAGCTTAACTAA
- a CDS encoding acyl carrier protein, with translation MTEQEIYERIVEIIQESRGEGFQVSQTLSLKDDLQADSVDLMEFILTVEDEFGIEISDEDIDELKNVSDVVACVQKNLKEA, from the coding sequence ATGACAGAACAAGAAATTTACGAAAGAATCGTAGAAATTATTCAGGAAAGTCGTGGTGAGGGATTTCAAGTTTCTCAAACACTCAGTTTGAAAGATGACTTACAAGCAGATTCTGTTGATTTGATGGAATTTATTCTAACTGTGGAAGATGAATTTGGTATTGAAATTTCAGACGAAGATATAGATGAGTTGAAGAATGTGAGTGATGTTGTCGCTTGTGTGCAGAAAAATTTGAAGGAAGCATAA
- the mreC gene encoding rod shape-determining protein MreC: MKKSKFLIMTAILIIVTSVLLVTTRSLGVVNATSNVVSILDNIISKPFNFLADVKSDLTDLSRTYKENKQLKKALFKAEEQSADSASLKDENAQLRQLLEMKNLYKSKKTVSSDVITRMPVSWLSELTVNAGRQNGIQNTMLAVANGGLIGSVKDVAYHSSRVNLLTNNKNVDNISVRIQTETSTIYGVIVGYSKEKSAFIISQLNSLDTIKKGEKVVTSGLGTYNIPNIPVGTVLSVTEKSDHLTKEVFVKPSADLSDIRVVTLVGN; the protein is encoded by the coding sequence ATGAAAAAATCCAAATTTCTTATTATGACTGCTATTTTGATAATCGTAACTTCTGTACTTTTAGTTACTACTCGTTCTTTAGGTGTGGTGAATGCAACTTCTAATGTTGTTTCTATTTTGGATAATATTATTTCAAAACCATTTAATTTTTTGGCGGATGTTAAATCAGATTTGACTGATTTATCACGGACATATAAAGAAAACAAGCAATTAAAAAAAGCTTTATTTAAAGCAGAAGAACAATCTGCTGATTCAGCTTCATTAAAAGATGAAAATGCTCAATTAAGACAGCTATTAGAAATGAAAAATCTTTATAAGTCAAAAAAAACGGTTTCATCTGATGTTATTACGCGTATGCCGGTTTCTTGGTTATCTGAATTAACTGTCAATGCTGGTCGTCAAAATGGAATTCAAAATACAATGCTAGCGGTGGCAAATGGTGGCTTGATTGGTAGTGTGAAAGATGTTGCTTATCATTCTAGCCGAGTAAATCTTTTAACCAATAATAAAAATGTTGATAATATTTCAGTAAGAATTCAAACGGAGACAAGCACAATTTATGGTGTGATTGTTGGTTACAGTAAAGAAAAATCTGCTTTTATTATCAGTCAGTTAAATAGTTTGGATACCATTAAAAAAGGTGAGAAAGTTGTGACCAGTGGTTTAGGAACGTACAACATTCCTAATATTCCGGTTGGAACAGTCCTTTCTGTTACTGAAAAATCGGACCATTTAACAAAAGAAGTCTTTGTAAAACCAAGTGCGGATTTATCAGATATTCGTGTGGTGACATTAGTAGGAAATTGA
- the recO gene encoding DNA repair protein RecO has product MLKSITSKGLVLYNRNFRENDKLVKIFTEQAGKRMFFVKHARNSKLNPVIQPLVVADFLMKINDDGLSYIDDYQEVTTFQHINHDLFAMAYATYVVALADASIQDNEIDSALFAFLQKTLELMEQGLDYEVLTNIFEIQILSRFGVSLNFHECCFCHRVGLPFDFSFTYNGVLCPEHYGKDERRSHLDPNIPYLLDQFQAVQFSELETISLKPELKRQLRKVIDQIYEEYVGIHLKPKKFIDSLGDWGEILKNKESK; this is encoded by the coding sequence ATGCTGAAATCCATCACAAGTAAAGGTTTGGTTCTCTATAATCGTAATTTCCGAGAAAATGATAAGCTGGTCAAAATTTTCACAGAGCAGGCTGGTAAGCGAATGTTTTTCGTGAAACATGCTAGAAATTCTAAGTTGAATCCAGTTATCCAACCATTGGTAGTGGCCGATTTTTTGATGAAAATAAATGATGACGGTTTGAGTTATATCGATGATTATCAAGAGGTTACGACTTTCCAGCATATCAATCATGATTTGTTTGCAATGGCTTATGCGACTTATGTGGTAGCTCTAGCGGACGCTAGTATTCAGGATAATGAAATAGATTCGGCTCTCTTTGCTTTTTTGCAAAAAACGTTGGAATTGATGGAGCAGGGCTTGGATTATGAGGTGTTGACCAATATTTTTGAGATTCAAATTTTGTCACGTTTTGGTGTTTCTTTGAATTTCCATGAATGCTGCTTTTGCCACCGAGTAGGGCTACCGTTTGATTTTTCCTTTACTTATAATGGCGTTTTATGTCCGGAACATTATGGCAAAGATGAGCGACGGAGTCATTTGGATCCCAACATTCCTTACTTATTGGACCAATTTCAAGCGGTTCAATTTAGTGAACTGGAGACCATTTCTTTGAAGCCTGAATTGAAAAGACAATTGCGAAAAGTGATTGATCAAATTTATGAAGAATATGTTGGGATTCATCTAAAGCCCAAAAAATTTATTGATTCTCTGGGAGACTGGGGAGAAATTTTAAAGAACAAGGAGTCGAAATGA